ATGATCTCCCTTTCTAATTATAATCACTTGAGCTTTTCAGTTAAAGATGTGAAACATAATCGTATGTGTGTGATATTCCCGTcggttattttttttttttcattattttgtgATTCAAATTCtattacaaataataatagGCTACacatctacatatatataataaagcaAGAACACGGTGGGGCCGACAATGTGACCTCAAAACGCCCAGATCCTAAATGGAATTTTGTCGTCTTTTTgagttttcttaaaaaaaaaaattaaattcttttaaatacatagatatagatttaagggatcattcattattttctcgatttttttcttttaaaaagattatttaaatttaatttttttaacttttctataaatatagatttgtaaGAGCGatcattgttttctttgtttctttaGCTTTTAGAAATTgaatgttttattttataagttttttaaaaCATGTAAACAAAGATTTGTGGGATCAGTCATTATTTTATCCGGTTTTTGAGCTTTTTCAAATAATGtttttgtaaatatattaaaacacTTAGATATAAATTTATGCGAACGacattattttctcattttctgaACTTATTTGGAATTATAAGTATTTTACATAAAGATTCAAATAAAGTCAACCACGTAAAATCATGTTTActtttgaaaaacaaattgGATCATGTTTTCATAGATATGATgtgttatatatttattttttaaaaagcaaattagatcatttcttttataaatacataaatattgtattatctatattatattttgaatGGTACGTCACAAATAACAGAGGTACCACATATAAATTGAGGCCGATTCGGCTCTGAAAAATTATTACTACCattgaagtttttttttagataCACACGAGTTTATATTAGTGCATTTAAAATTAGGTTTTTTCATGTGAGTTCTTcaacttttactttttctcaaacTTAAGCTTTTGTAGAATTTTTCTATTCACCAATTTTAGGTATGTTTTCAACATAACATGAGACACACTATAACACTATATTTATCTAGATAATATTGAAGATAAAAATTCGTCCCGCTATGATcgaaatttttgtttttaattttttatgcatAATCTTGACAATGTTGAATTTTTAAGCCTTTTATTGATTTATCttcttttatgtaatttttcctTACCTTATTCATGCATTTAAATGACGACTAGTCATAAATATCTAAAAGTTACTATTTTTAACAATTTAtaacacatatattatataataaaactaGCGAAAATAATCATCTTCTATCCCGTGCAACTCGCGGACTTCACAATTAGTATATAATAGAAAGCAAAGTCATGGTGAGCTTGGCCAGGGGACCTTGTAACGCTCGGTTGCTTAATGGAATTTTCTCGGATTCttgattttttcttcaaaaaattaagttttaaaTGGTTTAAAATACAATGAGGAGGGCCATCTCGTCCTGGCCTGTTTGGGGGTAGAATCCCTGGGCCTGGCCCACCAACCTCGAGTTGATGTCACTGCTTATGGTTAGGCAGTTGTCGAACATGGGGACCTGCCAGAAACCCAGCAACAACGAGCTATTTTTGATCGGCGACTGGATCACCTCTATGGATGATGGGTTCTTCCCGCTGACAATGTTGTGCCAGTATTTCGACACAATATTTTCAACGTGGAATTGCTTCTggccaaataaataatataaaatttcaggaaattaaaattcctctttatttatttgcccttaatatttctttttcattcttttccgTTTGAGGAATTTTTGATAAACTTTGAGTCTTGACTCTCGGGGCCGATCCAATTGTAAGGCAAGTAAAGCCCTAGCTTTAGCCCCCGATTTTAAACCatataatgatgatgatgatgatgatttggCCCCCCATTTTAGAGTCTTCCCATAATTGAGGAAGattttattcaatatatatatatatatatatatattatactataTAGAGTATACATTAACCATAATATAGTAAGGCCCctcattgtaatttatctaacttaatttctaattaacttaATTGCCAAAATAATTACTACTTAATCTCATTTTTGCTCATTTGTATAAATAAATCAGTTTGGCATAACATAATCACTTTTATATTATTCCTATGTTTTCTCTCTTCGAACTTCccaatttatcacctttttttcttttttcaatccCTAAATTATTCTACCCATCATCCATTCATAGACTCAGTTGAATCAATTTTTCTCATCCTCTTTTTTCTGATTGgtagtgtgtgtgtgtgtatatatatatatgtatatatatatccaaaataaattaattcgCGAGGTAAGAAAaggatatatacatacacatacacaTCCCCGCACACTGAATCAGTTTGGCATGACATAATCAACAGGTTTTTTCCACGAAGTAATTTGCAAACCAAAATGCGTGATGGAATTGATTCGAGGACTGCCTACTGATATAGCCGGCGATTGCATGATCCGCATTCCGTACGTATTCGCCATCAACAAGaggtatatatattgattgagaTTCAATGATTTATGTTATCTAAATCGTTCGAAAGCGATACCAAGCATGTCGAATCTCCGTCCTGCATGAATGTTTAATCCGATAAAAATAAGATTTGTACCATGCGCTAAGTTCTGCTGCGTTATAGTCATTAAAACACTAGATTTGCGGCATTCTTTCGGGTATTGGCCAGCAATATTGATTTGCTTAATACAAAACCATGGCAGCGTTGAGATTGGAGTTTGGTTTCGAAATAGAGTTATAACTTTGTTCCACTCCATCAAATGGAGACAAAATAGTtggaaattttattattaaataattaattataataataattaagaaaaaatatgtgagataatttattataaaattaaagaaaaagacaaagaaaaagtaataaatagttgaaaattttagtattaaaaaataaaaaatacttcTTCCTTCTATTCACATAATGAGCTGGCATGCCTACTCCCTCACATTAAATAATTGCCCTTCAATAATTACAAACTGGCCGCATGTATCTATTCGCAGCCTTTTCCGGAGGTTTGATTTCGGCACAAATAGCATGattcttaaaaaattaattgtaataatagttaagaaaaaaatatgtgagagaatttattattaaatgaaagaagaaatataaaaaagagtaatgattatgttattgatTGAAGGAAGAATGGAGTGGAGTGAGGTGGGgtagaattataattccaaaACCAATCAAAACTAGTTTATTAACAcggaaaaaaatgcatatcTAATCCTCATTCATCAACTATATTTTCACTATCATCCGAACCATTTTTTCTCCAACCTTATCCTCAAAGTCACATTGTATGCGAATTTAACCCAATTTTTTTGTAGATCAAAAGTCTCTCTTGTCCAGTTCTTTTAGAAAGagaaattgcaatttcgaTTTTTGTTATGGTATATTTCGAATAACTATTATTCTTCAATAGAACTTAGGTTAGGGCTATCTCCACCTCCATAATGGCTAATTCACCCCAGGTACAAGAATGTCCTTAATAGCATATTAATTACTCTAATTAAATATGGATTAGCTCCTTAAATCACTCTTATATTTCTCATCTCTTCCTTTCTTAATTATTGGATTGAACATCCCATATGAAAAACTCTCACTTTTTTATATACCCACTTAcccataatattaattaaaataagttTTACATTTTCCTATTATGAATGATAAGGAAATGATTTTATTTCCGGAAGTCCTAAATATCATTTTAGCATAATATCCTATATTAattggttaaaaaattttatgcacaaaaaaaaaacacaaccAAATTTATATCTACAAAAGCAATTCTTTTACTCGAAAAACCGAAAAATAaagatttaagaaaataaatgcatcTTGTGAAACAATGTTCTTGCTCCTTGGCCAATTATTCTAAGGgagataaattttcaaatggaTTATTCGGAGAAGATAATATATTGAATGTCTTTTTTTCTCCATCTACTTAGGTGGTTTTCTTAAGtgcattttatataatattaatttttcatttgagaATAAATTAGCTAATCTAATTGCgcatattattaataattgaaattcactaatataatttgaattgcgttttcacaattcaaaagatctaacaaaatggaaaagaaaaaacctaGAAATCATGAAAACATGAGCACAATTGTATAATCTATTGTTTGAAAAAACATACAAACTCATCACATACATGCATTTTCTAgaaacaaataattaaaaataaaaagtcacAATTAATATAGActttaaaagtttaaataaCGTTATAAATTTAGGTTAtcttgtttttgttttctcatgaaaatCATTCCCTTTGATTATGAAGATCtagttcttttttatttttctggcGTCGAGACCTTTAAATGAGTAATGGAACACTTGGAAGATGGAATTTGATTTTCTAGggcaaaattataatttttttctcatttattgcatgaaattaagaaatattttttataataattttgggTAGCTGGATATGTAGAatagattgaaaaaaaaaaaaaagataatgccGATCTTTCCTTATCTGTGAATTCACGATTGATGTCCTATTATCCCTGACCCTCTAGTCGTGCTCGTCTGTTTCATCTTCTCGTTGGTTGTTTTTCTCACAATACTTTGAAAGTCAAATAAAATTACCTATAACTATTCAATCCACATTCAAATATTATCAAGATTTCCTCAATACATAGTTTAACTAAAGGCCCGTGCAAtaagtttattattattcacttacaatatccaaagaaaaaatggaaaacagatgaggaaattattaattttgaaaacagaTGAGTCCCAATGACACATCATTAATGATGCAACACATAAACGTTGTATTCCACGGTGGCGTCGAGGGTGTTGAGATCAAAGCTGTAGGTCCGGGCCTGTACGTATCCACTGGCGAAGCGGAACACGCCGCTGCCGCCGACTATCGGCAGCTCCCTCACGGTAGCGAGTATGGGGTTGCGACCGAGCACAGTGATGGTGCTGCCATTGTACTTGCCCTCCAAGAAGACAAAGTTCTGTGCCATGAGGAGGGCCATCTCGTCCTGGGCCGCCTGGGCGAACAACCCCTGCCCACGTCCCACTAACTTCGAGCTGATGTCTGGGCCCATGGTCAGGCGGTTGTCATATATGTGAGTCAGACCAAAACCTAGCAGCAACGAGCTATTTTTGACAGGCGAGTGGATCACCTCGATGGACGATGGGTTCTTCCCGCTGACAATATCATGCCAGTAGAACCTGAAGTGGCTAAGCTTCTCCTTCTTTAGGCCCATCAGCTTCGGGTCAAGGGTCCTCCCGAAGACGTCATGGGTCTCCTCCTCCCCGGCCTCAGAAGCTAGGAAACCGGAGGAGAACAAGAGGGAgaacacgaggaaagtggACGGTAAAATGTGAACGCTGGCAACCTTAGCCATCTCTTCTCTATGTCTATACTTTGAGGTTGAGAAaaggagatatatatatatacacactatAGGGATGATAGCCAGCCAAGGAGTTGCTTGAGAATATTTAGAAAGAATTCTATTATGGAATGATTTATTCCTCACTGTAATTTATGTACATATCCTAGTTTTCCATATTTAAGTGTCACTAGTTTAGTCAGAGTTTATGCTTTCCATTTATTTGATTGGACTTGGCTGTATACATATCCaccaaattaatgaaaacatATCAGGTTCTTCTGCACCAATCCGACCTTCACAAATTCTAGTTCTGACTTAGGcacaatcattatatatatgcaataatTGATAAGATcaacttataataataataataataatacaagATACGTGTAGACTGTGGTTGTTCGCGAATTTTGTACAAAAAAGGAGtcgataatatataatttctgaAACAAAAATGGAACAAAAGATCGGATAAGTAAATGGATTAAACGGTTTATCGGGGAGTTGGGACGAAGTTTCTGTCAAATGACAGGACAGATCCCACATTTAAGTAAAGTCAACGGGAGCATTTTGtggaggatttttttttcctgacaatttattttattaatacattttacttaaaaaatatttattctgCCATAATCAAATCCTCGTTGAAGTTTATTTATTAGTAAATCGAATTAAAAAAGATTGTTCCACccaaaagataataatataataagttTGCACCAAATCAAATTTGGTTACCTCATAAGCAGTTGACCTTAATCAGATCTTATTAACTCTTAACTCCTGATCACCCTTAGCCTAATGGCTTCATTCGTATTCCTAAAGGAATTTTCCAACGAAGTTTCTGGATGGATTACCAACGGAATTTTGTAGGAAATATTTTCATTGCTTTCTAAAGTATTTCCTTCAGGAAAAACATAACTTATTTTCACCACAAATCTCGAACGGTGAATTCAGATCTTTGAAGTGTGGAGTAATATTGGTTGAGTTTCatagaataaaattataatattaaattaagaaGAACCCTAAAAGATATAGTTACAAAAGATACCACTTGTAGAGGCATTCggttatgataattaagatgccaaaacaattaaaatttgtCTAAATACATTGAAATGGCAGAATAGACATTCTAAGAATCGAGAAACATTTTGTGAGCTTCACATGTTTATATATgtgttatatatagattatagacGAGTATAAATACAAATTGTCGAATTTATATAAGGCTTTTTTTTCAAGAGGTACTAATATGAAGAGCAATGTCATATCATAAATAAAACGTACCAATAGAAAGCGTCTTAATACATTGAATGGGTGAATGGAGTATAGGATGATGTCTACATACATTGAATGGATGAAAGAGGAATTAAGAGAAGCATCTACATACGTAGAAgggtaaaaatgaaaattttaaaatatggagAAACACGTGAATGAGTTTCAAACTTTTATCTATGTAATAGGATAGATTGATGGCTCTCCGCCCATCAAATATGTTTTTCGGTGAATATCAAAtatgttaaattattaataatgaaCCATGTCATATTCTAATAACATTAACTTTTGTTTGTCACCTTTTTTTAGGGTTGCCAATTGTGATCTATACAAACTTTTACTAATAAGTTTAGATACGAAAATGGATTGATtggaaataaaatgataattttttcttttttccttgatTTAATAAGGAGCTCGAAATCAACTTCATTTGTTTTGTTTGATTCATTGCCTCTGGAATGGGCGTCAACTTTAATCttttcaaaggaaaaaaaaattcccatTTAGGACGCTAGACAAGCTAAACTCTTTAAGATTGGCAGTCTAGGTGCgtatggaattttttttttccctgtgaTTCTTTCGAAAATGATATGAGTTATAGGATGGGAAAATTCAGATGAGAAACGGGGCATATCTTCGTTTTGCAAACTTTTTTATAAACGAATTAGTCGGACACGCGGGACCTTGACCACTCTAAACAATTCTTTCACTTTTCAATCGAACACACGTTGTACTTGTTACACTTTTGGGCCTTTAAGTACTAATTGGAGTCGTAATTTGAATACCCACCTTCGAGGTGGGCTTGGCCAAGCCCGTATGGGCATATTGAATCCGCATTGATACcttataaaattatcattgGATATATAAGCAATTGGTCActttccaattcaaaaattcgaACTGATAAATTCTTGTATCCAATCTCTTATAGACCTATAATCTTCTTTTTATTCATCCGATGTGGGACAGGCAATTCTCAACAGTTTTTGCACCAAATAAAAAGATGTCCTGACCATCTTCCGTTCCAATGAACCTGTGGGATCATTTCTAGATGTGAGCTCACTGACTCTTTGCATATGGCTGTCACAGTTTATGTAGCAGGGTCAACTGGATGATGATATTAATATTGGAGCGTTGGGTACCTGAACTAGAGTCCCCAAGAGGCATGTCTGGTCTAAGTCACTAATTCAGCCCATTGTGAATCATATTAGATGCCCTACCTGAAGATATCCATCACAGGAGAGGAGGAGGGCATTGGCAGTGGCCACTAGCGAGGCCCCAACCACCGccctcctcctctcctctctatTCATAGATTttgttaaatatttttctctttaaatTTGAAGTGGTGGTGGCTGCTAACAAGGCTTCATTgcttcaaattttataaaataaaacaatcgGGAAAATGGGAGAGGGCAAGGGGAGGGCCTCTCTGCAATGGCAAGGCCCCTGCCTTTGCAAAATTAATAGCAGGATTAAAACCTACACCAAACGTGAATTTTAAGt
Above is a window of Punica granatum isolate Tunisia-2019 chromosome 7, ASM765513v2, whole genome shotgun sequence DNA encoding:
- the LOC116214944 gene encoding dirigent protein 22-like, which encodes MAKVASVHILPSTFLVFSLLFSSGFLASEAGEEETHDVFGRTLDPKLMGLKKEKLSHFRFYWHDIVSGKNPSSIEVIHSPVKNSSLLLGFGLTHIYDNRLTMGPDISSKLVGRGQGLFAQAAQDEMALLMAQNFVFLEGKYNGSTITVLGRNPILATVRELPIVGGSGVFRFASGYVQARTYSFDLNTLDATVEYNVYVLHH